Proteins encoded together in one Astyanax mexicanus isolate ESR-SI-001 chromosome 10, AstMex3_surface, whole genome shotgun sequence window:
- the LOC111195835 gene encoding C-C motif chemokine 14, translating into MKMSSVWCLALGLVLLTVSCGAEPHGIGHPDQCCFKYTTVKIPPKQIDKVEKTSLQCPMPAFVVTTAAGRKFCVQEFPKI; encoded by the exons ATGAAGATGAGCAGTGTGTGGTGTTTGGCCCTGGGGCTTGTCCTGCTGACAGTGTCCTGTGGTGCAGAGC CTCATGGCATTGGTCATCCTGATCAGTGCTGTTTCAAATACACCACTGTTAAAATTCCACCTAAGCAGATCGATAAAGTTGAGAAAACAAGCCTCCAGTGCCCAATGCCTGCTTTTGT GGTTACAACAGCAGCTGGGAGAAAGTTCTGCGTGCAAGAATTCCCAAAGATCTAA